One Danio rerio strain Tuebingen ecotype United States chromosome 22, GRCz12tu, whole genome shotgun sequence genomic window carries:
- the ap3d1 gene encoding AP-3 complex subunit delta-1 isoform X10 has translation MALKIVKGSIDRMFDKNLQDLVRGIRNHKEDEAKYISTCIDEIKQELKQDNIAVKANAVCKLTYLQMLGYDVSWAAFNIVEVMSSSKFTYKRIGYLAASQCFHEGTDVIMLTTNQIRKDLSSPNQYDTGVALTGLSCFVTPDLARDLANDIMTLMSHTKPYIRKKAVLIMYKVFLKYPESLRPAFPRLKEKLEDPDPGVQSAAVNVICELARRNPKNYLSLAPLFFKLMTSSTNNWVLIKIIKLFGALTPLEPRLGKKLIEPLTNLIHSTSAMSLLYECVNTVIAVLISLSSGMPNHSASIQLCVQKLRILIEDSDQNLKYLGLLAMSKILKTHPKSVQSHKDLILQCLDDKDESIRLRALDLLYGMVSKKNLMEIVKKLMLHVDKAEGTTYRDELLTKIIDICSQSNYQYITNFEWYISILVELTRLEGTRHGHLIASQMLDVAIRVKAIRAFAVAQMATLLDNAHLLTGNTQRNGICEVLYAAAWICGEFAEHLEDPMLTLEAMLRPKVATLPGHIQAVYVQNAAKLFATVLQKHEGETDSQAAQETSQLLIDRLPLFVQSANLEVQERASCILQLVKYIQKLQQKNVEVAEEVTALFAGELNPVAPKAQKKVPIPEGLDLDAWINEPPSESESEDEKPKAVFAKEEPKHSRSRHTEVDEKELARRREARKQEQANNPFYIKASPSSQKVYDAPGVEHIPVVQIDLSVPLKVPGMPMSDQYVKLEEERRQKEKADKKKKEKKKKREKRGKGRKGDSGPESEEDITPAHHVDIVTEEMPENALPSDDDDKDPNDPHKALDIDLDKPLADSEKLPVRTHRPEVLKSPAEDRDDNTIPQETKKKSSKDKKEKKKDKEKDRKRSKEDKKKKKKHKDVEEELPESLPEEVVQSEETKEVAVPPTSADVVTVSSSAAAATVDSSSAAAAESEPEELKDTEPDDTKSSKHKKKKQKKEKEEKEKKKKKRHHHHHHHHSDAGAEDSVQNGTVEDEEPLPPMSNYSLLAENSYIKMMKEDADQVCDIQGNHQDESKVVVSVIFENKSDSFLKSMEFNVLDSLNSKLQRPDGAGPHDGLTVPFQLPPGVSNEARFVFSVQSIVMPQKLKGTLTFIVKTDESSTHEKLDFKLHFTCTSYLITTPCYSDAYAKLLESGDLKGSSLRLEGVNMPFHHLLARICFHHHFSVVERIDSCASMYSRSIQGHHVCLLVKSSDQTVSIDAKCDEPSLLGNVLDEIKQTFSKC, from the exons GCCAAATACATCTCTACCTGCATCGATGAGATCAAACAAGAACTCAAACAGGACAACATCGCCGTTAAAGCCAACGCCGTCTGCAAGCTCACCTAC TTGCAGATGCTCGGCTATGATGTGAGCTGGGCTGCTTTCAACATTGTGGAGGTCATGAGCTCCTCCAAATTCACTTATAAG CGAATTGGCTACCTTGCTGCGTCCCAATGCTTTCACGAGGGCACTGATGTCATCATGCTGACGACCAATCAGATCCGCAAG GATCTCAGCAGTCCAAACCAATATGACACCGGTGTGGCTCTGACTGGACTCTCCTGCTTCGTGACCCCTGACCTCGCTCGTGACCTCGCCAATGACATCATGACTTTG ATGTCGCACACCAAGCCGTACATTCGCAAGAAGGCCGTGCTGATCATGTACAAAGTGTTTCTGAAGTACCCAGAGTCCCTGCGTCCTGCTTTTCCCCGACTCAAGGAGAAGCTGGAGGATCCTGATCCTG GTGTCCAGTCAGCGGCTGTGAACGTCATCTGTGAACTGGCTAGAAGAAATCCTAAGAACTACTTGTCGCTGGCGCCCCTGTTCTTCAAACTCATGACCTCCTCCACCAACAACTGGGTTCTCATCAAGATCATTAAGCTG TTTGGTGCTCTCACTCCTTTGGAGCCTCGTTTGGGAAAGAAGCTGATTGAGCCCCTGACAAACCTCATCCACAG TACCTCGGCCATGTCGCTTCTCTATGAGTGCGTCAACACAGTTATAGCAG TGCTGATCTCGCTGTCTTCTGGGATGCCCAATCACAGTGCAAGCATACAG CTCTGTGTGCAGAAACTGCGAATCCTGATTGAAGACTCGGACCAGAACT TGAAGTACTTGGGTCTTCTGGCCATGTCAAAGATCCTAAAGACGCACCCGAAGTCTGTGCAGTCACACAAAGACCTGATCCTGCAATGTTTGGATGACAAAGATGAGTCCATTCGCTTGAGAGCTCTGGATCTGCTCTACGGCATG GTCTCAAAGAAGAACTTGATGGAGATTGTGAAGAAGCTCATGCTGCATGTGGACAAAGCTGAAGGCACCACTTACAGAGATGAGTTGCTCACCAAGATCATCGACATCTGCAGCCAGAGCAACTACCAGTATATCACTAACTTCGAATG GTACATCAGTATCCTAGTAGAACTGACTCGTCTCGAGGGCACCAGGCATGGCCATCTAATCGCTTCTCAGATGCTGGATGTTGCCATTCGCGTCAAAGCCATCCGAGCCTTCGCTGTGGCTCAGATGGCCACTCTGCTGGACAACGCACACCTGCTGACTGGCAACACACAGCGCAACGGGATCTGCGAGGTTCTCTACGCCGCCGCATGgatctgtggggagtttgcaga GCATCTGGAGGACCCTATGCTGACACTAGAGGCCATGTTAAGACCCAAGGTGGCCACCCTGCCCGGTCACATCCAGGCGGTGTATGTGCAAAACGCTGCCAAGCTGTTTGCAACAGTGCTGCAGAAGCATGAAGGAGAGACGGACAGTCAGGCCGCTCAGGAGACCAGCCAGCTGCTTATCGACAGACTGCCGCTGTTTGTCCAGAGTGCCAACCTAGAAGTGCAAGAGAGG GCATCCTGCATCCTCCAGCTGGTGAAGTACATCCAGAAGCTGCAGCAGAAGAATGTGGAGGTGGCTGAGGAAGTGACGGCCCTCTTTGCTGGAGAGCTCAACCCTGTGGCCCCCAAGGCCCAGAAGAAAGTGCCTATACCAGAAGG TCTGGATTTGGATGCCTGGATCAATGAGCCTCCATCAGAGAGTGAATCAGAGGACGAGAAGCCCAAAGCGGTGTTCGCTAAAGAGGAGCCCAAGCATTCCAGATCGAGACACACTGAGGTGGATGAGAAAGAGCTGGCCAGG AGGAGGGAGGCAAGGAAGCAGGAACAGGCTAACAACCCGTTCTACATCAAGGCCTCGCCATCATCACAGAAG GTTTATGATGCGCCAGGAGTTGAACACATCCCAGTGGTGCAGATTGACCTTAGTGTGCCTCTCAAAGTCCCAG GGATGCCCATGTCTGACCAGTACGTCAAGCTGGAGGAGGAGCGCCGGCAGAAGGAGAAGGCCGAcaagaagaagaaggagaagaagaaaaagagggaAAAGCGAGGGAAAGGGAGGAAGGGGGATTCAGGTCCCGAGAGTGAGGAGGACATCACACCTGCTCACCATGTGGACATAGTCACAGAGGAAATGCCAGAG AATGCCTTAccaagtgatgatgatgataaagatccCAATGACCCTCATAAAGCTCTGGACATCGATCTGGACAA gccaCTTGCAGACAGTGAGAAGCTTCCAGTGAGGACCCATCGTCCAGAGGTGCTGAAGAGCCCTGCGGAGGACAGAGACGACAACACTATCCCGCAGGagaccaagaagaagagcagcaAGGAcaagaaggagaagaagaaagACAAGGAGAAGGACAGAAAG AGGAGCAAAGAGgacaagaagaaaaagaagaagcacAAAGATGTGGAGGAGGAGCTTCCCGAGTCCCTGCCTGAAGAAGTCGTCCAATCAGAGGAGACCAAAGAGGTGGCAGTTCCGCCCACATCTGCTGAT GTAGTGACGGTGTCCtcgtctgctgctgctgctactgtcGACTCGAGCTCTGCAGCTGCTGCAGAGTCTGAGCCTGAGGAGCTCAAAGACACTGAGCCAGATGACACT AAATCATCTAAACAcaagaagaagaagcagaagaaggaaaaggaggagaaggagaagaaaaagaagaagcgtcaccaccaccatcatcatcatcacagtgaCGCCGGTGCGGAGGATTCAGTGCAGAATGGCACCGTAGAGGACGAGGAGCCGCTGCCG CCCATGTCCAActactctctgctggctgagaactcCTACATCAAGATG ATGAAAGAAGATGCTGATCAG GTCTGTGACATTCAGGGCAACCATCAGGACGAGAGTAAAGTGGTGGTGTCGGTCATCTTCGAGAACAAGAGCGACAGCTTTCTTAAGTCCATGGAGTTCAATGTGCTGGATTCGCTCAACTCCAAACTGCAGCGGCCGGACGGAGCAGGACCCCACGACGGCCTCACCGTCCCCTTCCAGCTGCCGCCAG GGGTGTCAAATGAGGCCCGTTTCGTATTCTCGGTACAGAGTATCGTCATGCCGCAGAAACTGAAGGGAACCCTCACGTTTATAGTTAAG ACAGATGAATCCTCCACTCACGAGAAACTGGACTTCAAACTGCACTTTACATGCACGTCATACCTGATCACCACTCCCTGCTACAG TGATGCATATGCAAAGCTGCTGGAATCGGGCGACCTGAAGGGCAGCTCTCTGCGGCTCGAGGGGGTCAACATGCCCTTCCACCACCTGCTGGCCAGGATCTGCTTCCACCATCACTTCTCTG TTGTGGAGAGGATTGACTCCTGCGCCTCTATGTACAGCAGGTCCATCCAGGGTCACCACGTCTGTTTGCTGGTCAAAAGT TCTGATCAGACCGTCTCCATCGACGCCAAGTGCGACGAGCCATCGCTGCTGGGGAATGTGTTGGATGAGATCAAGCAGACCTTCTCGAAATGCTGA
- the ap3d1 gene encoding AP-3 complex subunit delta-1 isoform X12 has product MALKIVKGSIDRMFDKNLQDLVRGIRNHKEDEAKYISTCIDEIKQELKQDNIAVKANAVCKLTYLQMLGYDVSWAAFNIVEVMSSSKFTYKRIGYLAASQCFHEGTDVIMLTTNQIRKDLSSPNQYDTGVALTGLSCFVTPDLARDLANDIMTLMSHTKPYIRKKAVLIMYKVFLKYPESLRPAFPRLKEKLEDPDPGVQSAAVNVICELARRNPKNYLSLAPLFFKLMTSSTNNWVLIKIIKLFGALTPLEPRLGKKLIEPLTNLIHSTSAMSLLYECVNTVIAVLISLSSGMPNHSASIQLCVQKLRILIEDSDQNLKYLGLLAMSKILKTHPKSVQSHKDLILQCLDDKDESIRLRALDLLYGMVSKKNLMEIVKKLMLHVDKAEGTTYRDELLTKIIDICSQSNYQYITNFEWYISILVELTRLEGTRHGHLIASQMLDVAIRVKAIRAFAVAQMATLLDNAHLLTGNTQRNGICEVLYAAAWICGEFAEHLEDPMLTLEAMLRPKVATLPGHIQAVYVQNAAKLFATVLQKHEGETDSQAAQETSQLLIDRLPLFVQSANLEVQERASCILQLVKYIQKLQQKNVEVAEEVTALFAGELNPVAPKAQKKVPIPEGLDLDAWINEPPSESESEDEKPKAVFAKEEPKHSRSRHTEVDEKELARRREARKQEQANNPFYIKASPSSQKVYDAPGVEHIPVVQIDLSVPLKVPGMPMSDQYVKLEEERRQKEKADKKKKEKKKKREKRGKGRKGDSGPESEEDITPAHHVDIVTEEMPENALPSDDDDKDPNDPHKALDIDLDKPLADSEKLPVRTHRPEVLKSPAEDRDDNTIPQETKKKSSKDKKEKKKDKEKDRKRSKEDKKKKKKHKDVEEELPESLPEEVVQSEETKEVAVPPTSADVVTVSSSAAAATVDSSSAAAAESEPEELKDTEPDDTKSSKHKKKKQKKEKEEKEKKKKKRHHHHHHHHSDAGAEDSVQNGTVEDEEPLPPMSNYSLLAENSYIKMVCDIQGNHQDESKVVVSVIFENKSDSFLKSMEFNVLDSLNSKLQRPDGAGPHDGLTVPFQLPPGVSNEARFVFSVQSIVMPQKLKGTLTFIVKTDESSTHEKLDFKLHFTCTSYLITTPCYSDAYAKLLESGDLKGSSLRLEGVNMPFHHLLARICFHHHFSVVERIDSCASMYSRSIQGHHVCLLVKSSDQTVSIDAKCDEPSLLGNVLDEIKQTFSKC; this is encoded by the exons GCCAAATACATCTCTACCTGCATCGATGAGATCAAACAAGAACTCAAACAGGACAACATCGCCGTTAAAGCCAACGCCGTCTGCAAGCTCACCTAC TTGCAGATGCTCGGCTATGATGTGAGCTGGGCTGCTTTCAACATTGTGGAGGTCATGAGCTCCTCCAAATTCACTTATAAG CGAATTGGCTACCTTGCTGCGTCCCAATGCTTTCACGAGGGCACTGATGTCATCATGCTGACGACCAATCAGATCCGCAAG GATCTCAGCAGTCCAAACCAATATGACACCGGTGTGGCTCTGACTGGACTCTCCTGCTTCGTGACCCCTGACCTCGCTCGTGACCTCGCCAATGACATCATGACTTTG ATGTCGCACACCAAGCCGTACATTCGCAAGAAGGCCGTGCTGATCATGTACAAAGTGTTTCTGAAGTACCCAGAGTCCCTGCGTCCTGCTTTTCCCCGACTCAAGGAGAAGCTGGAGGATCCTGATCCTG GTGTCCAGTCAGCGGCTGTGAACGTCATCTGTGAACTGGCTAGAAGAAATCCTAAGAACTACTTGTCGCTGGCGCCCCTGTTCTTCAAACTCATGACCTCCTCCACCAACAACTGGGTTCTCATCAAGATCATTAAGCTG TTTGGTGCTCTCACTCCTTTGGAGCCTCGTTTGGGAAAGAAGCTGATTGAGCCCCTGACAAACCTCATCCACAG TACCTCGGCCATGTCGCTTCTCTATGAGTGCGTCAACACAGTTATAGCAG TGCTGATCTCGCTGTCTTCTGGGATGCCCAATCACAGTGCAAGCATACAG CTCTGTGTGCAGAAACTGCGAATCCTGATTGAAGACTCGGACCAGAACT TGAAGTACTTGGGTCTTCTGGCCATGTCAAAGATCCTAAAGACGCACCCGAAGTCTGTGCAGTCACACAAAGACCTGATCCTGCAATGTTTGGATGACAAAGATGAGTCCATTCGCTTGAGAGCTCTGGATCTGCTCTACGGCATG GTCTCAAAGAAGAACTTGATGGAGATTGTGAAGAAGCTCATGCTGCATGTGGACAAAGCTGAAGGCACCACTTACAGAGATGAGTTGCTCACCAAGATCATCGACATCTGCAGCCAGAGCAACTACCAGTATATCACTAACTTCGAATG GTACATCAGTATCCTAGTAGAACTGACTCGTCTCGAGGGCACCAGGCATGGCCATCTAATCGCTTCTCAGATGCTGGATGTTGCCATTCGCGTCAAAGCCATCCGAGCCTTCGCTGTGGCTCAGATGGCCACTCTGCTGGACAACGCACACCTGCTGACTGGCAACACACAGCGCAACGGGATCTGCGAGGTTCTCTACGCCGCCGCATGgatctgtggggagtttgcaga GCATCTGGAGGACCCTATGCTGACACTAGAGGCCATGTTAAGACCCAAGGTGGCCACCCTGCCCGGTCACATCCAGGCGGTGTATGTGCAAAACGCTGCCAAGCTGTTTGCAACAGTGCTGCAGAAGCATGAAGGAGAGACGGACAGTCAGGCCGCTCAGGAGACCAGCCAGCTGCTTATCGACAGACTGCCGCTGTTTGTCCAGAGTGCCAACCTAGAAGTGCAAGAGAGG GCATCCTGCATCCTCCAGCTGGTGAAGTACATCCAGAAGCTGCAGCAGAAGAATGTGGAGGTGGCTGAGGAAGTGACGGCCCTCTTTGCTGGAGAGCTCAACCCTGTGGCCCCCAAGGCCCAGAAGAAAGTGCCTATACCAGAAGG TCTGGATTTGGATGCCTGGATCAATGAGCCTCCATCAGAGAGTGAATCAGAGGACGAGAAGCCCAAAGCGGTGTTCGCTAAAGAGGAGCCCAAGCATTCCAGATCGAGACACACTGAGGTGGATGAGAAAGAGCTGGCCAGG AGGAGGGAGGCAAGGAAGCAGGAACAGGCTAACAACCCGTTCTACATCAAGGCCTCGCCATCATCACAGAAG GTTTATGATGCGCCAGGAGTTGAACACATCCCAGTGGTGCAGATTGACCTTAGTGTGCCTCTCAAAGTCCCAG GGATGCCCATGTCTGACCAGTACGTCAAGCTGGAGGAGGAGCGCCGGCAGAAGGAGAAGGCCGAcaagaagaagaaggagaagaagaaaaagagggaAAAGCGAGGGAAAGGGAGGAAGGGGGATTCAGGTCCCGAGAGTGAGGAGGACATCACACCTGCTCACCATGTGGACATAGTCACAGAGGAAATGCCAGAG AATGCCTTAccaagtgatgatgatgataaagatccCAATGACCCTCATAAAGCTCTGGACATCGATCTGGACAA gccaCTTGCAGACAGTGAGAAGCTTCCAGTGAGGACCCATCGTCCAGAGGTGCTGAAGAGCCCTGCGGAGGACAGAGACGACAACACTATCCCGCAGGagaccaagaagaagagcagcaAGGAcaagaaggagaagaagaaagACAAGGAGAAGGACAGAAAG AGGAGCAAAGAGgacaagaagaaaaagaagaagcacAAAGATGTGGAGGAGGAGCTTCCCGAGTCCCTGCCTGAAGAAGTCGTCCAATCAGAGGAGACCAAAGAGGTGGCAGTTCCGCCCACATCTGCTGAT GTAGTGACGGTGTCCtcgtctgctgctgctgctactgtcGACTCGAGCTCTGCAGCTGCTGCAGAGTCTGAGCCTGAGGAGCTCAAAGACACTGAGCCAGATGACACT AAATCATCTAAACAcaagaagaagaagcagaagaaggaaaaggaggagaaggagaagaaaaagaagaagcgtcaccaccaccatcatcatcatcacagtgaCGCCGGTGCGGAGGATTCAGTGCAGAATGGCACCGTAGAGGACGAGGAGCCGCTGCCG CCCATGTCCAActactctctgctggctgagaactcCTACATCAAGATG GTCTGTGACATTCAGGGCAACCATCAGGACGAGAGTAAAGTGGTGGTGTCGGTCATCTTCGAGAACAAGAGCGACAGCTTTCTTAAGTCCATGGAGTTCAATGTGCTGGATTCGCTCAACTCCAAACTGCAGCGGCCGGACGGAGCAGGACCCCACGACGGCCTCACCGTCCCCTTCCAGCTGCCGCCAG GGGTGTCAAATGAGGCCCGTTTCGTATTCTCGGTACAGAGTATCGTCATGCCGCAGAAACTGAAGGGAACCCTCACGTTTATAGTTAAG ACAGATGAATCCTCCACTCACGAGAAACTGGACTTCAAACTGCACTTTACATGCACGTCATACCTGATCACCACTCCCTGCTACAG TGATGCATATGCAAAGCTGCTGGAATCGGGCGACCTGAAGGGCAGCTCTCTGCGGCTCGAGGGGGTCAACATGCCCTTCCACCACCTGCTGGCCAGGATCTGCTTCCACCATCACTTCTCTG TTGTGGAGAGGATTGACTCCTGCGCCTCTATGTACAGCAGGTCCATCCAGGGTCACCACGTCTGTTTGCTGGTCAAAAGT TCTGATCAGACCGTCTCCATCGACGCCAAGTGCGACGAGCCATCGCTGCTGGGGAATGTGTTGGATGAGATCAAGCAGACCTTCTCGAAATGCTGA
- the ap3d1 gene encoding AP-3 complex subunit delta-1 isoform X15, which yields MALKIVKGSIDRMFDKNLQDLVRGIRNHKEDEAKYISTCIDEIKQELKQDNIAVKANAVCKLTYLQMLGYDVSWAAFNIVEVMSSSKFTYKRIGYLAASQCFHEGTDVIMLTTNQIRKDLSSPNQYDTGVALTGLSCFVTPDLARDLANDIMTLMSHTKPYIRKKAVLIMYKVFLKYPESLRPAFPRLKEKLEDPDPGVQSAAVNVICELARRNPKNYLSLAPLFFKLMTSSTNNWVLIKIIKLFGALTPLEPRLGKKLIEPLTNLIHSTSAMSLLYECVNTVIAVLISLSSGMPNHSASIQLCVQKLRILIEDSDQNLKYLGLLAMSKILKTHPKSVQSHKDLILQCLDDKDESIRLRALDLLYGMVSKKNLMEIVKKLMLHVDKAEGTTYRDELLTKIIDICSQSNYQYITNFEWYISILVELTRLEGTRHGHLIASQMLDVAIRVKAIRAFAVAQMATLLDNAHLLTGNTQRNGICEVLYAAAWICGEFAEHLEDPMLTLEAMLRPKVATLPGHIQAVYVQNAAKLFATVLQKHEGETDSQAAQETSQLLIDRLPLFVQSANLEVQERASCILQLVKYIQKLQQKNVEVAEEVTALFAGELNPVAPKAQKKVPIPEGLDLDAWINEPPSESESEDEKPKAVFAKEEPKHSRSRHTEVDEKELARRREARKQEQANNPFYIKASPSSQKVYDAPGVEHIPVVQIDLSVPLKVPGMPMSDQYVKLEEERRQKEKADKKKKEKKKKREKRGKGRKGDSGPESEEDITPAHHVDIVTEEMPENALPSDDDDKDPNDPHKALDIDLDKPLADSEKLPVRTHRPEVLKSPAEDRDDNTIPQETKKKSSKDKKEKKKDKEKDRKRSKEDKKKKKKHKDVEEELPESLPEEVVQSEETKEVVTVSSSAAAATVDSSSAAAAESEPEELKDTEPDDTKSSKHKKKKQKKEKEEKEKKKKKRHHHHHHHHSDAGAEDSVQNGTVEDEEPLPPMSNYSLLAENSYIKMVCDIQGNHQDESKVVVSVIFENKSDSFLKSMEFNVLDSLNSKLQRPDGAGPHDGLTVPFQLPPGVSNEARFVFSVQSIVMPQKLKGTLTFIVKTDESSTHEKLDFKLHFTCTSYLITTPCYSDAYAKLLESGDLKGSSLRLEGVNMPFHHLLARICFHHHFSVVERIDSCASMYSRSIQGHHVCLLVKSSDQTVSIDAKCDEPSLLGNVLDEIKQTFSKC from the exons GCCAAATACATCTCTACCTGCATCGATGAGATCAAACAAGAACTCAAACAGGACAACATCGCCGTTAAAGCCAACGCCGTCTGCAAGCTCACCTAC TTGCAGATGCTCGGCTATGATGTGAGCTGGGCTGCTTTCAACATTGTGGAGGTCATGAGCTCCTCCAAATTCACTTATAAG CGAATTGGCTACCTTGCTGCGTCCCAATGCTTTCACGAGGGCACTGATGTCATCATGCTGACGACCAATCAGATCCGCAAG GATCTCAGCAGTCCAAACCAATATGACACCGGTGTGGCTCTGACTGGACTCTCCTGCTTCGTGACCCCTGACCTCGCTCGTGACCTCGCCAATGACATCATGACTTTG ATGTCGCACACCAAGCCGTACATTCGCAAGAAGGCCGTGCTGATCATGTACAAAGTGTTTCTGAAGTACCCAGAGTCCCTGCGTCCTGCTTTTCCCCGACTCAAGGAGAAGCTGGAGGATCCTGATCCTG GTGTCCAGTCAGCGGCTGTGAACGTCATCTGTGAACTGGCTAGAAGAAATCCTAAGAACTACTTGTCGCTGGCGCCCCTGTTCTTCAAACTCATGACCTCCTCCACCAACAACTGGGTTCTCATCAAGATCATTAAGCTG TTTGGTGCTCTCACTCCTTTGGAGCCTCGTTTGGGAAAGAAGCTGATTGAGCCCCTGACAAACCTCATCCACAG TACCTCGGCCATGTCGCTTCTCTATGAGTGCGTCAACACAGTTATAGCAG TGCTGATCTCGCTGTCTTCTGGGATGCCCAATCACAGTGCAAGCATACAG CTCTGTGTGCAGAAACTGCGAATCCTGATTGAAGACTCGGACCAGAACT TGAAGTACTTGGGTCTTCTGGCCATGTCAAAGATCCTAAAGACGCACCCGAAGTCTGTGCAGTCACACAAAGACCTGATCCTGCAATGTTTGGATGACAAAGATGAGTCCATTCGCTTGAGAGCTCTGGATCTGCTCTACGGCATG GTCTCAAAGAAGAACTTGATGGAGATTGTGAAGAAGCTCATGCTGCATGTGGACAAAGCTGAAGGCACCACTTACAGAGATGAGTTGCTCACCAAGATCATCGACATCTGCAGCCAGAGCAACTACCAGTATATCACTAACTTCGAATG GTACATCAGTATCCTAGTAGAACTGACTCGTCTCGAGGGCACCAGGCATGGCCATCTAATCGCTTCTCAGATGCTGGATGTTGCCATTCGCGTCAAAGCCATCCGAGCCTTCGCTGTGGCTCAGATGGCCACTCTGCTGGACAACGCACACCTGCTGACTGGCAACACACAGCGCAACGGGATCTGCGAGGTTCTCTACGCCGCCGCATGgatctgtggggagtttgcaga GCATCTGGAGGACCCTATGCTGACACTAGAGGCCATGTTAAGACCCAAGGTGGCCACCCTGCCCGGTCACATCCAGGCGGTGTATGTGCAAAACGCTGCCAAGCTGTTTGCAACAGTGCTGCAGAAGCATGAAGGAGAGACGGACAGTCAGGCCGCTCAGGAGACCAGCCAGCTGCTTATCGACAGACTGCCGCTGTTTGTCCAGAGTGCCAACCTAGAAGTGCAAGAGAGG GCATCCTGCATCCTCCAGCTGGTGAAGTACATCCAGAAGCTGCAGCAGAAGAATGTGGAGGTGGCTGAGGAAGTGACGGCCCTCTTTGCTGGAGAGCTCAACCCTGTGGCCCCCAAGGCCCAGAAGAAAGTGCCTATACCAGAAGG TCTGGATTTGGATGCCTGGATCAATGAGCCTCCATCAGAGAGTGAATCAGAGGACGAGAAGCCCAAAGCGGTGTTCGCTAAAGAGGAGCCCAAGCATTCCAGATCGAGACACACTGAGGTGGATGAGAAAGAGCTGGCCAGG AGGAGGGAGGCAAGGAAGCAGGAACAGGCTAACAACCCGTTCTACATCAAGGCCTCGCCATCATCACAGAAG GTTTATGATGCGCCAGGAGTTGAACACATCCCAGTGGTGCAGATTGACCTTAGTGTGCCTCTCAAAGTCCCAG GGATGCCCATGTCTGACCAGTACGTCAAGCTGGAGGAGGAGCGCCGGCAGAAGGAGAAGGCCGAcaagaagaagaaggagaagaagaaaaagagggaAAAGCGAGGGAAAGGGAGGAAGGGGGATTCAGGTCCCGAGAGTGAGGAGGACATCACACCTGCTCACCATGTGGACATAGTCACAGAGGAAATGCCAGAG AATGCCTTAccaagtgatgatgatgataaagatccCAATGACCCTCATAAAGCTCTGGACATCGATCTGGACAA gccaCTTGCAGACAGTGAGAAGCTTCCAGTGAGGACCCATCGTCCAGAGGTGCTGAAGAGCCCTGCGGAGGACAGAGACGACAACACTATCCCGCAGGagaccaagaagaagagcagcaAGGAcaagaaggagaagaagaaagACAAGGAGAAGGACAGAAAG AGGAGCAAAGAGgacaagaagaaaaagaagaagcacAAAGATGTGGAGGAGGAGCTTCCCGAGTCCCTGCCTGAAGAAGTCGTCCAATCAGAGGAGACCAAAGAG GTAGTGACGGTGTCCtcgtctgctgctgctgctactgtcGACTCGAGCTCTGCAGCTGCTGCAGAGTCTGAGCCTGAGGAGCTCAAAGACACTGAGCCAGATGACACT AAATCATCTAAACAcaagaagaagaagcagaagaaggaaaaggaggagaaggagaagaaaaagaagaagcgtcaccaccaccatcatcatcatcacagtgaCGCCGGTGCGGAGGATTCAGTGCAGAATGGCACCGTAGAGGACGAGGAGCCGCTGCCG CCCATGTCCAActactctctgctggctgagaactcCTACATCAAGATG GTCTGTGACATTCAGGGCAACCATCAGGACGAGAGTAAAGTGGTGGTGTCGGTCATCTTCGAGAACAAGAGCGACAGCTTTCTTAAGTCCATGGAGTTCAATGTGCTGGATTCGCTCAACTCCAAACTGCAGCGGCCGGACGGAGCAGGACCCCACGACGGCCTCACCGTCCCCTTCCAGCTGCCGCCAG GGGTGTCAAATGAGGCCCGTTTCGTATTCTCGGTACAGAGTATCGTCATGCCGCAGAAACTGAAGGGAACCCTCACGTTTATAGTTAAG ACAGATGAATCCTCCACTCACGAGAAACTGGACTTCAAACTGCACTTTACATGCACGTCATACCTGATCACCACTCCCTGCTACAG TGATGCATATGCAAAGCTGCTGGAATCGGGCGACCTGAAGGGCAGCTCTCTGCGGCTCGAGGGGGTCAACATGCCCTTCCACCACCTGCTGGCCAGGATCTGCTTCCACCATCACTTCTCTG TTGTGGAGAGGATTGACTCCTGCGCCTCTATGTACAGCAGGTCCATCCAGGGTCACCACGTCTGTTTGCTGGTCAAAAGT TCTGATCAGACCGTCTCCATCGACGCCAAGTGCGACGAGCCATCGCTGCTGGGGAATGTGTTGGATGAGATCAAGCAGACCTTCTCGAAATGCTGA